A single window of Enoplosus armatus isolate fEnoArm2 chromosome 22, fEnoArm2.hap1, whole genome shotgun sequence DNA harbors:
- the LOC139304757 gene encoding E3 ubiquitin-protein ligase TRIM39-like isoform X2: MAAASSLLSEEQFLCCICLDVFNHPVTIPCGHNFCRDCIAQEWDVNGKYQCPMCKELLYRRPELRVNTVLSEMANHSVEQTRAKAGDVPCDVCTELKLKALKSCLMCLTSYCETHLELHHRLPGLNRHKLIDPVKSLEDRMCKRHDKPLEVFCKTDQMFVCRMCIGTNHKRHHFSPLKKEYEQKRATLERNEAKLQQMIGERRLRIQQIKQSVECSKEDTDRETAGSVQVFTALIRSAERSLAQLIDMIEEKQKTTEKRAEGFIKELEEEISELTKRSAEVEQLSRIEDHLKFLQSFPSLNPLNPPTKDWTEVRVHLSRQESVMRAMAQLEDTLSKEMEKLRADVKLRRVQLHGVDVTLDPDTAHPALVLSENKKRVSCGDVKKTLPDNPERFSSSPCVLGNQGFSSGRFYYEVQVKEKNKWDLGVARESIIRKGHIAASPTTGLWVIWLKNGNEYRALDEPGVSLSLKSKPQKVGVFVDYEEGLVSFYDAAHIYSFTGCNFTEKLFPFFGPCTNDGGKNSAPLIISPVNHAN, translated from the exons ATGGCAGCTGCCAGCAGTCTCCTCTCTGAAGAGCAGTTTCTGTGTTGCATCTGTCTGGATGTGTTCAATCATCCAGTCACCATACCATGTGGACACAACTTCTGCAGAGACTGCATCGCGCAAGAGTGGGACGTTAACGGGAAATACCAGTGTCCCATGTGTAAAGAGCTTCTCTACAGGAGACCTGAGCTGCGGGTCAACACCGTCTTATCTGAGATGGCCAATCA CAGTGTCGAGCAAACCCGAGCCAAGGCAGGAGATGTTCCCTGCGACGTCTGCACTGAACTCAAACTGAAGGCCCTGAAGTCCTGCCTGATGTGTCTGACCTCCTACTGCGAGACTCACCTGGAGCTTCATCATAGACTCCCAGGCCTGAATAGACATAAGCTGATTGATCCCGTGAAGAGCTTGGAAGACAGAATGTGTAAGAGGCATGACAAACCCCTGGAGGTGTTCTGCAAGACCGaccagatgtttgtgtgtcggATGTGCATCGGGACGAATCACAAGAGGCATCACTTTTCCCCTTTGAAAAAAGAATACGAGCAAAAGAGGGCTACGCTGGAGAGGAATGAAGCCAAGCTTCAGCAGATGATCGGGGAGAGGCGACTGAGGATTCAGCAGATCAAACAGTCGGTGGAGTGCAGCAAGgaagatacagacagagagacagcaggcagTGTGCAGGTCTTCACTGCTCTGATCCGGTCTGCTGAGAGAAGCCTGGCTCAGCTCATTGACATGAttgaagagaagcagaaaacaacGGAGAAACGGGCTGAAGGCTTCATCAAAGAGCTGGAAGAGGAAATATCTGAGCTGACGAAGAGAAGCgctgaggtggagcagctcTCACGCATTGAAGACCACCTCAAGTTCCTCCAGAGCTTCCCATCCCTGAACCCACTAAATCCACCCACTAAAGACTGGACAGAGGTCCGAGTTCACTTGTCACGCCAGGAGTCTGTGATGAGAGCCATGGCTCAGCTGGAAGACACGCTCagcaaagagatggagaagctGCGTGCTGACGTCAAGCTGAGGAGAGTCCAGCTGCACGGAGTGGATGTCACTCTTGACCCCGATACAGCACATCCAGCTCTCGTCCTGTCTGAGAATAAGAAACGTGTCAGTTGCGGCGATGTGAAGAAGACTCTCCCAGACAATCCAGAGAGATTTTCCTCAAGTCCCTGTGTCTTAGGAAACCAGGGTTTCTCTTCAGGCAGATTTTACTACGAAGTTCAggttaaagagaaaaataaatgggaTTTAGGAGTGGCCAGAGAGTCGATCATCAGGAAGGGACATATTGCAGCTAGCCCCACGACAGGCCTTTGGGTTATATGGCTGAAGAATGGAAATGAGTACCGAGCTCTTGATGAGCCTGGTGTGTCCCTCTCCCTGAAGTCGAAGCCTCAGAAGGTGGGGGTGTTTGTGGATTATGAGGAGGGTCTGGTCTCCTTTTATGACGCAGCTCACATCTACTCCTTTACCGGCTGTAACTTCACTGAGAAACTCTTCCCGTTCTTTGGTCCTTGTACTAATGATGGGGGTAAAAACTCCGCCCCTCTGATCATCTCTCCTGTCAATCATGCCAATtag
- the LOC139304757 gene encoding E3 ubiquitin-protein ligase TRIM21-like isoform X1, producing the protein MAAASSLLSEEQFLCCICLDVFNHPVTIPCGHNFCRDCIAQEWDVNGKYQCPMCKELLYRRPELRVNTVLSEMANQFRELAQKKASSVEQTRAKAGDVPCDVCTELKLKALKSCLMCLTSYCETHLELHHRLPGLNRHKLIDPVKSLEDRMCKRHDKPLEVFCKTDQMFVCRMCIGTNHKRHHFSPLKKEYEQKRATLERNEAKLQQMIGERRLRIQQIKQSVECSKEDTDRETAGSVQVFTALIRSAERSLAQLIDMIEEKQKTTEKRAEGFIKELEEEISELTKRSAEVEQLSRIEDHLKFLQSFPSLNPLNPPTKDWTEVRVHLSRQESVMRAMAQLEDTLSKEMEKLRADVKLRRVQLHGVDVTLDPDTAHPALVLSENKKRVSCGDVKKTLPDNPERFSSSPCVLGNQGFSSGRFYYEVQVKEKNKWDLGVARESIIRKGHIAASPTTGLWVIWLKNGNEYRALDEPGVSLSLKSKPQKVGVFVDYEEGLVSFYDAAHIYSFTGCNFTEKLFPFFGPCTNDGGKNSAPLIISPVNHAN; encoded by the coding sequence ATGGCAGCTGCCAGCAGTCTCCTCTCTGAAGAGCAGTTTCTGTGTTGCATCTGTCTGGATGTGTTCAATCATCCAGTCACCATACCATGTGGACACAACTTCTGCAGAGACTGCATCGCGCAAGAGTGGGACGTTAACGGGAAATACCAGTGTCCCATGTGTAAAGAGCTTCTCTACAGGAGACCTGAGCTGCGGGTCAACACCGTCTTATCTGAGATGGCCAATCAGTTCAGGGAGTTAGCTCAAAAGAAAGCCAGCAGTGTCGAGCAAACCCGAGCCAAGGCAGGAGATGTTCCCTGCGACGTCTGCACTGAACTCAAACTGAAGGCCCTGAAGTCCTGCCTGATGTGTCTGACCTCCTACTGCGAGACTCACCTGGAGCTTCATCATAGACTCCCAGGCCTGAATAGACATAAGCTGATTGATCCCGTGAAGAGCTTGGAAGACAGAATGTGTAAGAGGCATGACAAACCCCTGGAGGTGTTCTGCAAGACCGaccagatgtttgtgtgtcggATGTGCATCGGGACGAATCACAAGAGGCATCACTTTTCCCCTTTGAAAAAAGAATACGAGCAAAAGAGGGCTACGCTGGAGAGGAATGAAGCCAAGCTTCAGCAGATGATCGGGGAGAGGCGACTGAGGATTCAGCAGATCAAACAGTCGGTGGAGTGCAGCAAGgaagatacagacagagagacagcaggcagTGTGCAGGTCTTCACTGCTCTGATCCGGTCTGCTGAGAGAAGCCTGGCTCAGCTCATTGACATGAttgaagagaagcagaaaacaacGGAGAAACGGGCTGAAGGCTTCATCAAAGAGCTGGAAGAGGAAATATCTGAGCTGACGAAGAGAAGCgctgaggtggagcagctcTCACGCATTGAAGACCACCTCAAGTTCCTCCAGAGCTTCCCATCCCTGAACCCACTAAATCCACCCACTAAAGACTGGACAGAGGTCCGAGTTCACTTGTCACGCCAGGAGTCTGTGATGAGAGCCATGGCTCAGCTGGAAGACACGCTCagcaaagagatggagaagctGCGTGCTGACGTCAAGCTGAGGAGAGTCCAGCTGCACGGAGTGGATGTCACTCTTGACCCCGATACAGCACATCCAGCTCTCGTCCTGTCTGAGAATAAGAAACGTGTCAGTTGCGGCGATGTGAAGAAGACTCTCCCAGACAATCCAGAGAGATTTTCCTCAAGTCCCTGTGTCTTAGGAAACCAGGGTTTCTCTTCAGGCAGATTTTACTACGAAGTTCAggttaaagagaaaaataaatgggaTTTAGGAGTGGCCAGAGAGTCGATCATCAGGAAGGGACATATTGCAGCTAGCCCCACGACAGGCCTTTGGGTTATATGGCTGAAGAATGGAAATGAGTACCGAGCTCTTGATGAGCCTGGTGTGTCCCTCTCCCTGAAGTCGAAGCCTCAGAAGGTGGGGGTGTTTGTGGATTATGAGGAGGGTCTGGTCTCCTTTTATGACGCAGCTCACATCTACTCCTTTACCGGCTGTAACTTCACTGAGAAACTCTTCCCGTTCTTTGGTCCTTGTACTAATGATGGGGGTAAAAACTCCGCCCCTCTGATCATCTCTCCTGTCAATCATGCCAATtag
- the LOC139305427 gene encoding SIN3-HDAC complex-associated factor-like translates to MFGFHRPKMYRSIDGCCICRAKSSSSRFTDSKRYETNFKTCFGLGEVRCGDICNACVLLVKRWKKLPAGSKKNWNHVVDAKAGSSMKATLRTKKLKKKLRPSKTSRVQSELKRNNSDAHSTTSSASPAQSPSYSNQSDEGSDMELSPGSAPSQAFSFLDRTYWKRQKVCCGIVYKGRYGEVIIDPHLYKPCCQRKPKLHQQQEEGGEMEEMEEAEQATGKDSVSMSPHPIPKQDEEEEEEEEEEAG, encoded by the exons ATGTTTGGCTTCCACAGGCCAAAGATGTACCGGAGCATAGACGGCTGCTGCATCTGCAGAGCCAAGTCGTCCAGCTCCCGCTTCACCGACAGCAAACGCTACGAGACCAACTTCAAGACCTGCTTCGG GTTGGGTGAGGTGCGTTGTGGGGACATCTGTAACGCCTGTGTCCTCCTGGTCAAGCGATGGAAAAAACTTCCAGCGGGATCCAAGAAGAACTGGAATCAT GTGGTCGACGCGAAAGCTGGGTCGAGCATGAAGGCCACACTTAGGACgaagaagctgaagaagaagctgaggCCAAGCAAGACTAGTCGGGTGCAGAGTGAGCTGAAGAGAAACA ACTCAGACGCCCACAGCACCACCTCCAGTGCCTCGCCCGCTCAGTCTCCCAGCTACAGCAACCAATCGGACGAGGGCTCTGACATGGAACTTTCGCCTGGCTCTGCCCCTTCCCAGGCCTTCTCCTTCCTGGACCGCACCTACTGGAAAAG ACAGAAGGTGTGCTGTGGGATTGTGTACAAGGGACGTTACGGAGAAGTCATCATCGATCCCCACCTGTACAAGCCCTGCTGTCAGAGGAAACCAAAACTGCACCAGCAACAGGAAGAAGgtggggagatggaggagatggaggaggcagagcaggcGACAGGAAAGGACTCGGTGAGCATGTCGCCACACCCCATACCCAAacaagacgaggaggaggaggaggaggaggaggaggaagctggGTGA